The Oncorhynchus clarkii lewisi isolate Uvic-CL-2024 chromosome 12, UVic_Ocla_1.0, whole genome shotgun sequence genome segment tttccatctacgtaacattgcaaaaatcagaaactttctgtccaaaaatgatgcagaaaaatgtatccatgcttttgttacttctaggttagactactgcaatgctctactttccggctgcctggataaagcactaaattaacttcagttagtgctaaattgtatttatttattttatttatttcacctttatttaaccaggtaggcaagttgagaacaagttctcatttacaattgcgacctggccaagataaagcaaagcagttcgacacatacaacacacatggagtaaaacaaacatacagtcaataatacagtagaaacaagtctatatacgatgtgagcaaatgaggtgaaataagggaggtaaaggcaaaaaaagggcatggtggcaaagtaaatacaatatagcaagtaaaacttGGTTTTGGTAAGTAAAGTAAAACTTGGAATGGTacatttgcagtggaagaatgtgcaaagtagaaataaaaataatggggtgcaaaggagcaaaataaataaataaataaaataaatacagtagggaaagaggtagttgtttgggctaaattatagatgggctatgtacaggtgcagtaatctgtgagctgctctgacagatggtgcttaaagctagtgagggagataagtgtttccagtttcagagatttttgtagttcgttccagtcattggcagcagagaactggaaggagaggcggccaaagaaagaattggttttgggggtgaccagagagatatacctgctggagtaagtgctacaggtgggtgatgctatggtgaccagcgagctgagataaggggggactttacctagcagggtcttgtagatgacatggagccagtggatttggcgacgagtatgaagcgaggtccagccaacgagagcgtacaggtcgcaatggtgggtagtatatgggactttggtgacaaaacggatggcactgtgatagactgcatccaatttgttgagtagggtattggaggctattttgtaaatgacatcgccaaagtcgaggattggtaggatggtcagttttacaaggttatgtttggcagcatgagtgatgcTTTgatgcgaaatagaaagccaattctagatttaactttggattggagatgtttgatgtgggtctggaaggagagtttacagtctaaccagacacctaggtatttgtagttgtccacgtattctaagtcagagccgtccagagtagtgatgttggacaggcgggcaggtgcaggcagcgatcggttgaagagcatgcatttagttttacttgtatttaagagaaattggaggccacggaaggagagttgtatggcattgtcACGATTGTCATAGTGAGGacaccaaagcgcagcgtggtgtgaatacatACTTTTATTGAATGACgaaagtacactaaacaaacaaacaaaataacaaaacgaacgtgaccgctatcgaaactgagtgctaacatgcaacataaCCCAATAACCCACAAACTCAaactggaaaatggcaacctaaatacgttccccaatcagggacaacgataaacagttgCATCTGATTGGGAACCAGTCCAGGCCAACATAGACCTACAATCCAGGTCACCATAGACCTACAAGACCTACAATATGCCTAGACacacacctagacatacaaaaaccctagatgagacaaaaacatgcataccaccctcgtcacaccctgacctaaccaaaatatataaagaaaacaaagaatactcaggtcagggcatgacaggcaagcttgcctggagggttgttaacacagtgtccaaagaagggccagaagtatataaaatggtgtcgtctgtgtagaggtggatcagagacttaccagcagcaagagcgacatcattgatgtatacagagaagagagtcggtccaagaattgaaccctgtggcacccccatagagactgccagaggtccggacaacagaccctccgatttgacacactgaactctatcagagaagtagttggtgaaccaggcgaggcaatcatttgagaaaccaaggctatcgagtctgccgatgaggatgtggtgattgacagagtcgaaagccttggccagatcaatgaatacggctgcacagtaatgtttcttatcgatggcggttaagatatcgtttaggaccttgagcgtggctgaggtgcacccatgaccagctcttaaaccagattgcatagcagaaaGGGTATGTTGAGagtcaaaatggtcggtaatctgtttgttgacttggctttcgaagaccttcgaAAGTCAGGGTAGGATAGaaataggtctgtagcagtttgggtcaagagtgtccccccgtttgaagagggggatgaccgcagctgctttccaatctaaattcggctgctagaatcctgactagaaccactttgaaaaaaaaatcatattactccagtgctagcctccctacactggcttcctgtcaaggcgagggctgatttcaaggttttactgctaacctacaaagcattacatgggcttgctcttacctatctctctgatttggtcttgccatacatacagtgccttgcgaaagtattcggcccccttgaactttgcgaccttttgccacatttcaggctctccacaaatgctctccatccaacctcactgagctcgagctgttttgcaaggaggaatgggaagaaatgtcagtctctcgatgtgcaaaactgatagagacataccccaagcgacttacagctgtaatcgcagcaaaaggtggcgctacaaagtattaacttaagggggctgaataattttgcacgcccaatttttcagtttttgatttgttaaaaaagtttgaaatatccaataaatgtcgttccacttcatgattgtgtcccacttgttgttgattcttcacaaaaaaatacagttttatatctttatgtttgaagcctgaaatgtggcaaaaggtcgcaaagttcaagggggccgaatactttcgcaaggcactgtacctacacgtacgctacgatcacaagacgcaggcctcctaattgtccctagaatttctaagcaaacagctagaggcagggctttctcctatagagctccatttttatggaatggtctgcctacccatgtgagagacgcaaactcggtctcaacctttaagtctttactgaagactcatctcttcagtaggtcatatgattgagtgtagtctggcccaggagtgtgaaggtgaacggaaaggctctggagcaacgaaccgcccttgctgtctctgcctggccggttcccctctttccactgggattctctgcctctaaccctattacagggactgagtcactggcttactggtgctctttcatgccgtccctaggaggggtgcgtcacttgagtgggttgagtcactgatgtgatcttcctgtctgggttggcgccccaccTTGGGTTGTTCCGTGGCTGAGatttttgtgggctatactcggccttgtctcaggatggtaagttggtggttgaagatatccctctagtggtgtgggggctgtgctttggcaaagtgggtggggttatatccttcctgtttggccctgtccgggggtaacattggatggggccacagtgtctcctgacccctcctgtctcagcctccagtatttatgctgcagtagtttatgtgttggggggctagggtcagtttgttatatctggagtacttctcctgtcttatccggtggcctttgtgaatttaagtatgctctctcaaattctctctctctttctctctctctctctgggggcctgagccctaggaccatgcctcaggactacctggcatgatgactccttgctgtccccagtccacctggccgtgctgctgctccagtttcaaccgttctgcctgtgattattattctttgaccatgctggtcatttatgaacatttgaacatcttggccatgttctgttataatctccacccggcacagccagaagaggactggccacccctcacagcctggttcctctctaggtttcttcttaggttttggcctttctagggagtttttcctagccaccgtgcttctacacatgcattgcttgctgtttggggttttaggctggatttctgtacagcactttgagatatcagctgatgtacgaagggctatataaataaatgtgatttgatcctcaacactggggccccacaagggtacgttctcagccctctcctgtactccctgttcacccatgactgcgtggcacgcttccaactcaatcatcaagtttgcagacgacactacagtagtaggctttattaccaacaacaacgagatggcctacagggaggaggtgagggccctcagagtgtagtgtcaggaaaataacctcacactcaacgtcaacaaaacaaaggagatgatcgtggacttcaggaaacagcagagggagcacccccctatccacatcgacgggacagtagttttttattttttttaaatgtttaaatttcacctttatttaaccaggtaggctagttgagaacaagttctcatttacaactgcgacctggccaagataaagcatagcagtgtgaacagacaacaacacatggagtaaacaataaacaagtcaataacatagtagaaaaaaaaagaaaaaaaagagtctatatacattatgtgcaaaaggcatgaggaggtaggcgaataattacaatttagcagattaacactggagtgataaatgatcagatggtcatgtgcaggtagagatactggtgtgcaaaagagcagaaaggtaAATGAATAAAAaccgtatggggatgaggtaggtaaattgggtgggctatttaccaatggactatgtacagctgcagcgatcggttagctgctcagatagcatatgtttaaagttggtgagggagataaaagtctccaacttcaatgattctcaattcgttccagttacaggcagcagagaactggaaggaaaggcggccaaattaggtgttggctttagggataatcagtgagatacacctgctggagtgcgtgctacgggtgggtgttgccatcgtgaccagtgaactgagataaggcggagctttgcctagcatggacttgtagatgacctggagccagtgggtctggcaacgaatgtgtagcgagggccagtagactagagcatacaggtcgcagtggtgggtggtataaggtgctttagtaacaaaacggatggcactgtgataaactgcatccagtttgctgagtagagtattggaagctattttgtagctgacatcgccgaagtcgcggatcggtaggatagtcagttttactagggtacgcttggcggtgtgagtgaaggaggcttcgttgcgaaatagaaagccaattctagatttgattttggattggagatgtttgatatgagtctggaaggtgGAAGGTttgaagttcctcggcgtacacatcacggacaaactgaaatggtccacccacacagacggcgtgatgaagaaggcgcaacagcacctcttcaacctcgggaggctgaagaaatttggcttgtcaccaaaaatactcacaaacttttacagatgcacaatcgagagcatcccgtcaggctgtatcatcgcctggtacggcaactgctccgcccacaacagtaaggctctccagagggtagtgaggtctgcacaacgcatcaccggggggaaaggaaggccaaaaagatcctcAAGGACAACAAGCACCCGAGCCACtgactgttcaccccgctatcatccagaaggtgaggtcagtacaggtgcatcaaagctgggaccgaactgaaaaacagcttctatctcaaggccatcagactgttaaacagccattactaACATTGAGTAGCtgttgccaacatactgactcaaatctctagccactttaataataaaaaatgggatgtaataaatgtatcactagtcactttaaacaatgccactttatataatgtttacataccctacattactcatctcatatgtatatactgtactctataccatctactgcatcttgcctatgccgttcggccatcgctcttccatatatttataaatacatattcttattcattcctttgttgttgtgaaattgttatattacttgttagatattactgcatggtcggaactagaagcacaagcatttcgctactctcgcattaacatctgctaaccatgtatgtgaccaataaaatttgatttgaaagagcTTTGAAGGGAAAAAAGTGTTTATGTTTtctacaataaacactacaaaacatgAACTTCATCCTCAGAAAATAACCCTAAGCAAAGACAATATTTTTTGTTTAACCTGATTCACAACACATCTATGACATCAGAGGCTGGCTCTACTTTCTGGGCGTGTATTTCCATGGAAGCTGGAAGCGCAGAATAAGGAAATAGGCCTACCACTTTTTTCATCAGAAATTCAACCTCAATGTTTGCATGAGGCTTGTACTGTTAACACTATTTAGCCTATCAAACATCAGATGCAATGAAACTGTCTGACTATTTGACTATTTTGGGAAGCCATTAGAAGAGAAGTCACTTTCAGAGGCTGGAGACTAGTTTGACGACCTTGATGTTTGCTCAGTATTTCAACTGAAGTACACATCCTTATTTTTTTACATCCCAGATGATGAACAACATGCTTCAGACAGATGAGGCAAAGACAAGACATGTTATATCTCTTCAACAATTAACTGTTGCAGTTTCCCCACacaaaaatgtttatttacagAAGCTGTACATCCaaaatgtggaacatttctggactTGAGGCTACAGCATTTTCATGGCAGAATGGTATTCAAACTGTTTGTATAATAtagaaaaaaacatatatatgagCTCAAGTCCCCAAAATAAAAGAAATTGTAAAGAGAAATGCAAAAGTGTCTACCGTAGAATCACACACAATGATAGGAGCTGTCATTGTCTATTTGCATTGCTTGGTCTGAACAGAAAGCAGTAAGAAAGGGACTTCCAGGTATCGGATATTGTCCTCTCTGTGAGTTGGATATGACATTTAGAGGCATGTTCCCCATGGAGCTTTGATGGATCTCAGTCTCCAAACACTTGTTCAGCAGTTTGTCTGAAACCCACTGATCTGGGCTATTTTGTCCCAGGCTCTGTAAAGTCTGATAATCGACGTCACTCGGGGGGAGGCAGCATCCAGGGTCAGACAGGCTGTGGTAACATGGATTCACATCGTAAATCAGTGGCTCTCTGTCCACATCCTGGAAACCCTTAAGTGGCAGTGGCACATCCATGAAGGCATCAGTTCCTCTCTCATTGTCCTTACCGACCGCCTCACTGAAGCTCTGATATCCAGCAACGACACTGATAACATTGTGAGGTTCGGACACATTGCTGTCATTAGAGCCATAGATCAGACTGGTGTCCTCTGCTGACGTGGTAGTCTCTGAATCATCACTGGTGCCATCACACGGGTGATATGAAAACTCGGTTTGCAAGAGGGGTGCACAGTTAGTGGACAAGTTAAGGTCTTGTTGACCAGTACCAAGAAACAGCTGTGGATAGGCATTTTTCAACACTTCAGCCTCACCAGAACGGTAGGAGGAGTTACAAAAGAGCAGAGGCTGCATAGGAAATGAGGAGGTCTTGCTTGTTGTTAACTCTTGAATGGAGTTGAGGGGCACTGAGGGGGAGTAGGTAATATTGTTGTAACAAGACGACCCACAAGAGCCTCCAGACTCACTCATGAAATGAACAGGATTGTAGTCAGATGAACACACACCAATGTCTCTATTTGACTCAGGGCAGTTCATTTGTGTACCATCATCTGTCAAAGGAGGGGCTAAAAGCAATGACTGAGGATTCCCGTCCAAAGGAACAAGGCTGGGAAAGACTTTGCTCAGGGCCTCTTGAAGATGGCTAATGATCTGCACATTACTAGGCTCCGGGCTCATGGGACATGTGTGGGCATAACCCAGGGAAGATGATGAGTCAAGCTCTGAGCCACTACCTCTTCCACTGCTCCCATCTACTATCGAGGGGTTTGTCCTGTAGAGAAAAGACAAGCGGGCAACTTACAGTGAATTAAAGCTTATTTTCATTGCAAGGACTAGATTGCCCACACGAATAGGACTGAACCTGAAGACACCTTTTCATTTTGCTATGTTTATAGTGCATCTATACGCTCACCATGTTTTTCCTTCAGTGTCCATTTTTGAAGAATCAACATAGATGGAGGATAAAGGTATTTTGGGAGGAGACAATACCTGTGGTGGAGAACAAAAATCACTAAATGCAAATACACAAATGGAAGGAATTACAGTATGAAAGTAATGAAGGTTTACAGTTTATTTAAACGTagaatatttaagcaataaggcctgaggaggtttggtaaatggccaatataccacgactaagggctgttctgtTCTACacaacgcaacgcagagtgcctggacaaagcccgtagctgtggtatattggccatatagcacaaaccactgaggtgccttattgctattctaAACTAGTTACGAATGTAACTATTCTAAAATAGTTTAATTATTtgttgtcatacccatggtatacggtctgatataccacggctttcagaaaatcagaattcagggctcaaaccacccagtttataattggaGATAGAGCCTCACCTTAGGCACTCCTGGAACCATATACAAAAGGTCTGGGTTTGAACATTTAGGAATATTATCCCACAACTTGGTTTTGAGTCTGCAGAGGGGGGAAATAGAACGATTTGAAAGCCTATAGGGCCAATATGAAGCTGTATGATAACAAATGTTTGTGGAAACAGACATACTGTCACCTACAGACATGTCAGGACAACTTACCTAACACTGCACCAAAACAAAGCACTTGTGATGATGATAACAGCAATGCAACTGAAAACAATGACAATCTGGAGTACTTTCAGAGATGATGCAGCTGTGGAGCAGATAATAATATACAATGAGCTACAAGGTGAAAGTGAAATTAAGGTTTGAAAACCCATGGATGATAAATCTCATTTAGTCACGTACGGTTGGTGAATTCCAATTCTTCACTCCAGTCACTGAAACGGCCGCTCATGTCAGTATAGGTTCTGACCTTCAGAGCATAAATGGTGTTTGGCTCCAAGTCTCTGCCAAGTAATTCATGGGAAGTTGTTGAGTCATTTTTGGACACCTGTCAGAACAAAGGAAAGGGCTAGAGGGAATGTTGTCATTGTGATGTGACAGCGAACAGGGGGAATGCTGTATATCACCCTCCTTTACCTCATCTGtttctcctttctttctgtaGCTCAATTCGGCAATCAAGTCCTTAGAAAACGGTGCATCATCAGGGTAGTTTGTCTTCCATTTGACCAGGAAATTCCCATTTTCTGTTGGTTTCACCTTTTGGATGGTGGGGGTTTTGGGTTTTACTGTATAGGACAATGACAGGGATGGTTTGACATCAGGGATGGTTTGACACAATTAAAGAATGGTTTAATTTCATGCAATATTCTTTACAACAGTAATTCATTTTCAAATAGCAATCTGCATATGTAGATGCAACTCACTGCTGCATTTGATACAAAGGACTTCGGAATTTAGACGCTTCCCAGAATTCCAAAGTGTTGCATTAAACTCCTCCCCAATAATAAGGACCATTGGATCAATAGAGCATCCACATTTGAAAACATCATTGGACCTCTCCTTTTCCTTGAAAGTACAATCATTCTGGCCTCTGGGAAACAAGTTGAATAATAATGCAGTTTTGAAATTAAATAGGACTTAT includes the following:
- the LOC139421223 gene encoding uncharacterized protein yields the protein MFLLIIIFTNFGTLIADDAVSDGNLQCFNDYDKSMVCHFTTDKSKCAEYNMTLELLGSQNIGQNDCTFKEKERSNDVFKCGCSIDPMVLIIGEEFNATLWNSGKRLNSEVLCIKCSIKPKTPTIQKVKPTENGNFLVKWKTNYPDDAPFSKDLIAELSYRKKGETDEVSKNDSTTSHELLGRDLEPNTIYALKVRTYTDMSGRFSDWSEELEFTNPASSLKVLQIVIVFSCIAVIIITSALFWCSVRLKTKLWDNIPKCSNPDLLYMVPGVPKVLSPPKIPLSSIYVDSSKMDTEGKTWTNPSIVDGSSGRGSGSELDSSSSLGYAHTCPMSPEPSNVQIISHLQEALSKVFPSLVPLDGNPQSLLLAPPLTDDGTQMNCPESNRDIGVCSSDYNPVHFMSESGGSCGSSCYNNITYSPSVPLNSIQELTTSKTSSFPMQPLLFCNSSYRSGEAEVLKNAYPQLFLGTGQQDLNLSTNCAPLLQTEFSYHPCDGTSDDSETTTSAEDTSLIYGSNDSNVSEPHNVISVVAGYQSFSEAVGKDNERGTDAFMDVPLPLKGFQDVDREPLIYDVNPCYHSLSDPGCCLPPSDVDYQTLQSLGQNSPDQWVSDKLLNKCLETEIHQSSMGNMPLNVISNSQRGQYPIPGSPFLTAFCSDQAMQIDNDSSYHCV